The Gadus chalcogrammus isolate NIFS_2021 chromosome 16, NIFS_Gcha_1.0, whole genome shotgun sequence DNA window GTCCCTATAAAGCTTCTCTCAACACCAGAAACCATGGGAGCAGGACCTCTGACATCATCAACAAAGGACCGTCTCTTCATTATGACAACAGTAAGAGGCCTCAAacggacccctgggggacaccgagGGGGGggcgttctgtgtgtgtgcttgtgcctgtctttgtgtctgcctgtgtatatgtgtgtgtgtgtgtgtgtttgtgtttgaatgtatttgtgtgtgtgtttgtgcctgtctTTGTGTCCGTCtatgagtctctgtgtgtgtgtgtgtgtgtgtgtgtgtgtgtgtgtgtatatgtgaacATTCTATAGATCCATGACCTGGTGTTGAACATGCTATAGGTCCATTACCTGGTTTTGAACATGCTATATGTCCATGGGAATCATCATGCGATTGAATTGGTATTAGATCAGCCTCAAATCAACATATTGAGCATATCATTTTGGATTATGCAAGCCAATGAAAACATGTTTAGACGGAGGGACCACCAATGGAACATTAAGCCAAATCAAATGACACATCAAGCTCTTCAGAGATTAATTTGTTGACCAGTAAAACATGtaaaaatgttttgtgtttagtTCAACCTTCATCAATAAAATATTGGATATGAAACAAGTTTATGCAATAATGTCCCATTTCCAAATTGCAATTCAGGATTTTGAAGTACTTCAAAATATACAGATTTAAAACCAGGGAATAGGTTTGGATCCATACAACTAGATGAAATCAGTTTACATCATGGTCTGTGTTTCTAATCCAGTGACCACAGAAGGGTCAGTACAATTTGTAGTGGACCTTTAGATAGTTTGACTAGGGTCAACAGCTATGAAAACCACTCGTTTACTAGGAGAAATGGGCAAATATAAGACAACACGAACAATATTGTATTTCTTTTATTAATGCACGGTTAAAGATGTTGTAGTTCAGATACAAAAGCTAGACTATTACGATTTAAGACTTATCCtggctaatttctgaccaatcagggcatctctttccTGATTGGCTATAGGAATTCATCTTGCCAATGTATTACATTCTCTTCACAACTCTTAAATCTGACCTACTACAGCTTTTAAGGCAAAATCATGGACATAACGTGCAACTAATTGCaaataataaaagtaaaaaaatgacCTTTCCTACACGAATATATAGGAATCGCATTAAGTATCATTCTTATCAATATATGTGAATTTATTACAAAACCAATAACTATCATTTCTTGCAGAAAAACTGATTCCTACACATTGTCTTATTTTAGATAACCTCAGTCCATAAATGATAGGCTTAGAGTGGTTGGATGATGAGAAAGTACAGTGATAAAACGATACGTATTATCCTGGGAACACCGGTCATATTGAATCTACTCTGAAGTATTTCAAAACAACACCCTAAAGAGAAATTGATCAGGGAGGCGATGTGGGGGCTGCAGGTACTGACTGCTTTCTGTCTGGTCTCTTTAGAACCAACGACACAAACCCTGAGGATCTTGGTGTAGGAGAACAGGATGGGGATCAATGGAACAAAAACAGTCAGAAATGTTGCAAAAGGTCTGTAGACATTGTTTACTGTTTTATCAGAACACGCAAGTCTGGTCACATAGTAGTTATGACAGTACAGCCGGTCTATGATTTTCCCACAGTTGTAAATTAGCCTGCTGGCTAACACTGGCACGTTGATAGAAATGTTGATCAATGTGCACTGTCCtttaatgaatacataaatgaaAATATGCTATTGGTCCGTGTCACACTGCTGTCTATAGTGTCCTCATCTGTGGAACCCACGGGTGTCCTGGGACAATAGGGCAAACATAAGAAAACatgaacaaaaatgtattaatttaaTGAATGCATGGTTAAAGATGTTGTAGTTCATATTCAATCGCTACAATTTCAGTGTCATTTGGTCAAAAGAAAAATGCTGCTTAAGCTCTTAGTGGGTGAATGAGAAAAATCGGTCTCATTCCCGATTGGTTGGGGGGATCCAACATGCCTGTCCATCACGTTTGTGCACACAGCCTTATCATAACTCCACCACATGTGAttgcaacacttctcaatggcggagaaaataatatttttttgcatttcatATGACCCACTACAACTTTTGAGGGGAATTTATAGACATAATGCTAAGTGCAAATAATAAAACTAGAAAATGACAGATCATGCACAAATAGGTATGATTCACATTAAATATGATTAATATCAGTATATGTGAAGTTAGTAAAAAATTATAACAATACCTTCTTAGAGCAAAAGTGATTACTACAGATCTGTCTTATTTTAGATAACCTCAGTCCATAAATAATAGGGTTAAAGAGTCCTTGGATGGTTACCAAGTACAGCGATAAAACAATACGTATTATCCTGGGAACACTGGTCGTATTGAATCTACTctgaaatatttcaaaacaacACCCAAAAGAGAAATTGATCAGGGAGGCGATGTGGGGGCTGCAGGTACTGACTGCTTTCTGTCTGGTCTCTTTAGAACCATTAAAACAAACCCTGAGGATCTTGATGTAGGAGAACAGGATGGGGATGAGAGGAACTAATACACTCAGAAATATTCCATAAAGCCCATAGATATTATTTAGTGTGGTATCAGAACACGCCAGTAAGACAACATCGTAGTTGAAGCAAAATAGCCGGTCTATGACATTCCCACAGAGCTttagacggagagacagacaaagagttATTAGGAACTTGATAAAAGAGTACAGCCATACGAGAGCGATCAACAGAGCCACCTTGTTAGAGGTCAGCCGAGCCTTATAATGCAGAGGACAGCAGATAGCAAGGTACCTATCATAGGACATCACAGCCAGGTTACAAACCTCCACAGATGCATACGTATACAAGCAGTAGATCTGAAGGAAACACATGGATCTATATATGGTGTGAGTGTCTGAGGTGATCTGCAGCAGGAGGAATGGAAATATACCAGTGCTACCGTACAGCTGATTAACCAACAggctacacagaaacacatacatagGCTCATGTAGGCTCCTATTCATACAAATAGTTACAATGAGCAAAGCATTTGCAACCACAATCACAATGTACAGCATCAAAACAATCACAAAATATAAGTACTTCAGATAGCCCATGTCCAGGTAGGCAGTCAGTAGGAAATATGGAATCTGGCTTGAATTGACCATGATACCTTTCACTCTCAGAAGAAGTTCCTCACAGGAGATTGTAGAGCCTTCGTTCCTTTGAAGGAATGTTGTATGTCTTTGTCTTTTGGATATCAGAAGACATTTAGTGTCCAGCACATATTGACAGCCATGTACTTCCCCCTCTGAACCTAAAACGTATCCATCACAGCTTTAAAAGAGAGAAGATGTAGAAAGACATTGTGGCCTCTTCTTCAACCAGGAACTCCAGTCAGTTAGACTGAGCTAAGGCTCTCCTCTGTCCCGATAAAGCTTCTCCCAACACCAGAAACCATGGGAGCAGGACCTCCAACATCACCAACAAAGGACCATCTCTTCATTATGACAACAGTATTAGGCCTCAAAcggagccctgggggacacaggCGTTCTGCACTATGGATTCGTTGAGCTCTGCTCAACAACAGGAATCATGGGAGCTGATTCCTGACACCAACCGCTATAATGCAAGCATCTGCTTTCTAGACATTTACTTAATGTCGTTAGAACACATGGTTCTGTAGTGAGAAAACACATGGTTCTGTAGTGAGAAAACACATGGTTCTGTAGTGAGAACTTATGGTTCTGTAGTTAGAACACACATGGTTCTGTAGTGAGAACAAATGGTTCTGTAGTTAGAACAAATGGTTCTGTAGTTAGAACATATGGTTGTGTAGTGAGAACAAATGGTTCTGTAGTTAGAACTCACCTGGTTCTGTTAGAAAACGTACAGTTCTGTAGTTAGAACATATGGTTCTGTAGTTAGAACAAATGGTTCTGTAGTTAGAACACACATGGTTCTGTAGTTAGAACAAATGGTTCTGTAGTTAGAACTCACATGGTTCTGTTGTTAGAACACATACGGTTCTGTAGTTAGAACACATGGTTCTGTAGTAAGAGTAATTGAAGTTCTCAAAGTGAATCCGTTCCAAACCACTGTGACTAACTAGGTCCAGGATCCTTCCAGATTAGGATTCTTCCTATGGCCTCGATACCTGTCTGGTTGCCGTGGTAATTGAGAGGGTAGTAGCTAGCGTTTAGAACTCTGAATTCTGGTTCACAATTCATCTGTATAAAGTTCATAGATCATAGAGATAcagaaggagcaattgttgacgggggtgggggggggggggggctagtactatgggctggtagttaattattattattattttattttatttttttattgccatgggccccccctgggctgtgggcccctagaatctaaatcacctttcacccctttacGACGG harbors:
- the LOC130406691 gene encoding olfactory receptor 142-like; the protein is MFVVELLLRVKGIMVNSSQIPYFLLTAYLDMGYLKYLYFVIVLMLYIVIVVANALLIVTICMNRSLHEPMYVFLCSLLVNQLYGSTGIFPFLLLQITSDTHTIYRSMCFLQIYCLYTYASVEVCNLAVMSYDRYLAICCPLHYKARLTSNKVALLIALVWLYSFIKFLITLCLSLRLKLCGNVIDRLFCFNYDVVLLACSDTTLNNIYGLYGIFLSVLVPLIPILFSYIKILRVCFNGSKETRQKAVSTCSPHIASLINFSFGCCFEIFQSRFNTTSVPRIIRIVLSLYLVTIQGLFNPIIYGLRLSKIRQICSNHFCSKKDTRGFHR